In Oryza brachyantha chromosome 2, ObraRS2, whole genome shotgun sequence, a single window of DNA contains:
- the LOC102702260 gene encoding metal-nicotianamine transporter YSL2 — protein sequence MEVAPVRGAAPEIEKCDAGDDVESDHAAGAEAERVRREERARVPPWWEQVTARGLVAALLIGFVYTVIIMKLALTTGIIPTLNVSAALLAFLALRGWTRAPGLLTGGGRGAASRRPFTRQENTVVQTCAVACYTMGFGGGFGSSLLALNKKTYELAGVSTPGNSTASYKEPGVGWMTGFLFAISFVGLLNLLPLRKALIIDYKLTYPSGTATAVLINGFHTPQGENNAKKQVRGFLNCFGMSLLWSFFQWFYTGGESCGFLQFPTFGLKAWKQTFYFDFSLTYVGAGMICSHLVNLSALFGAILSWGIMWPLISKQKGNWYPGNVPESSMLSLFGYKSFMCVALIMGDGLYHFIKVTGITAKNLHEQSNRRHVKKATNEDTFVIDDMHRDEFFNKDYIPNWLAYAGYALLSIIAIIAIPVLFRQVKWYYVVVAYVLAPVLGFSNAYGTGLTDMNMSYNYGKIALFIFAAWGGKDNGVIAGLVGCGVVKQLVQVSADLMHDFKTGHLTLTSPRSMLVGQAIGTAMGCIIAPLTFLLFYKSFDIGNPDGYWKAPYALIFRNMAILGVEGFSALPKHCLELSSGFFAFSVLINLMRDFLPRKYRDYVPLPMAMAVPFLVGANFAIDMSVGSLIVFAWHKINSKEAGLLVPAVASGFICGDGIWTFPSSLLSLAKIKPPICMKFTPRS from the exons ATGGAAGTCGCTCCCGTGCGGGGGGCAGCCCCCGAGATAGAGAAgtgcgacgccggcgacgacgtggaGTCGGACCAcgctgccggcgccgaggccgagcgggtgcggcgggaggagcgcgcTCGGGTGCCGCCGTGGTGGGAGCAGGTGACGGCGCGGGGgctggtggcggcgctgctcATCGGCTTCGTCTACACCGTCATCATCATGAAGCTGGCGCTCACCACGGGGATCATCCCCACGCTCAACGtctccgccgcgctgctcgccTTCCTCGCGCTCCGTGGGTGGACGCGCGCGCCAGGCctcctcaccggcggcggtcggGGCGCCGCGTCCCGGCGCCCCTTCACACGCCAGGAGAACACCGTCGTCCAGACCTGCGCCGTCGCCTGCTACACCATGGGATTCGGCG GTGGGTTCGGGTCGTCGCTGCTGGCTCTGAACAAGAAGACGTACGAGTTGGCCGGAGTGAGCACGCCGGGCAACTCAACGGCGAGCTACAAGGAGCCCGGGGTTGGGTGGATGACCGGATTCCTATTTGCGATAAGCTTCGTTGGCCTCCTTAACTTGCTTCCGCTCAGAAAG GCTTTGATCATTGATTATAAGTTAACCTATCCAAGTGGGACTGCAACCGCTGTTCTTATAAACGGATTCCATACCCCCCAAGGAGAAAACAATGCAAA GAAGCAAGTCCGCGGATTTCTGAATTGCTTTGGGATGAGCCTCCTATGGAGCTTCTTTCAGTGGTTCTACACTGGTGGAGAGAGTTGTGGGTTTCTTCAGTTCCCTACCTTTGGTCTAAAGGCTTGGAAACAAAC CTTCTATTTTGATTTTAGTCTCACATATGTTGGTGCGGGGATGATCTGCTCACACCTTGTAAACCTCTCCGCCCTCTTTGGCGCAATACTTTCTTGGGGGATAATGTGGCCACTGATCAGTAAACAAAAGGGTAACTGGTATCCTGGTAATGTACCAGAAAGCAGCATGTTAAGCTTGTTTGGATACAAG TCCTTCATGTGTGTAGCTTTGATCATGGGGGATGGCCTTTACCACTTCATAAAAGTAACAGGTATCACTGCCAAGAACCTGCATGAACAGTCCAATCGCAGACATGTTAAGAAAG CGACAAATGAGGATACATTTGTAATTGATGATATGCATCGTGATGAGTTCTTCAATAAAGACTACATTCCAAACTGGCTAGCGTATGCTGGATATGCCTTATTGAGCATCATTGCGATAATTGCCATACCCGTACTTTTCCGACAGGTTAAGTGGTACTATGTTGTTGTGGCCTATGTACTTGCTCCTGTGCTGGGGTTTTCCAATGCCTATGGAACTGGTCTCACTGACATGAACATGAGCTACAATTATGGCAAGATTGCTCTCTTCATCTTTGCAGCATGGGGAGGGAAGGACAACGGTGTCATTGCCGGTCTCGTTGGTTGTGGGGTAGTGAAGCAGCTAGTACAAGTTTCTGCTGATTTGATGCACGACTTCAAGACGGGTCATCTGACATTAACATCACCAAGATCCATGCTTGTTGGGCAGGCCATTGGTACAGCCATGGGCTGCATAATCGCTCCACTCACTTTCTTGCTCTTCTACAAATCATTTGATATTGGGAATCCTGATGGATACTGGAAGGCTCCATATGCCCTGATATTTCGGAACATGGCTATTCTTGGTGTCGAGGGCTTTTCTGCACTACCAAAGCATTGTCTTGAGCTGTCTTCTGGCTTCTTTGCATTTTCTGTGCTCATCAATCTTATGAGGGACTTCTTGCCACGCAAGTACAGGGATTATGTGCCCCTGCCAATGGCAATGGCTGTGCCATTCCTTGTTGGTGCAAACTTTGCTATCGACATGTCTGTGGGAAGCTTGATAGTCTTTGCGTGGCACAAGATCAACAGCAAGGAGGCTGGGTTGCTAGTGCCAGCAGTTGCATCTGGTTTTATATGTGGAGACGGTATATGGACGTTCCCTTCTTCCCTGCTTTCTCTTGCTAAGATTAAGCCACCAATCTGCATGAAGTTCACGCCCAGAAGCTAG
- the LOC102702538 gene encoding iron-phytosiderophore transporter YSL15, translating into MERAEADRTRVAPEIVGGSSRRHDHHEAGAEDAEADPAREPERLQPWREQVTARGVVAAALIGFVFSVIVMKIALTTGLVPTLNISAALLAFLTLRGWTRALERLGFSPRPFTRQENTVVQTCAVACYTIAFGGGFGSTLLGLNKRTYELAGNSPGNVPGSYKEPGIGWMVGFLLAISFAGNLSLIPLRKALVIDYKLTYPSGTATAVLINGFHTAQGDKNAKLQLHGFLKYFGLSFFWSFFQWFYTGGNVCGFVQFPTFGLKAWKQSFFFDFSLTYVGAGMICSHLVNLSTLVGAIISWGIMWPLISKHKGDWYPANIPESRMTSLYGYKSFLCIALIMGDGLYHFVKVTGITAKSLHNRLNRKRVRNTGSEDGDMVSLDELQRDEVFKRGTVPSWIAYSGYVLLSIIAVIAIPIMFRQVKWYYVIIAYALGPVLGFANSYGTGLTDINMGYNYGKIALFVFAAWSGKDNGVVAGLVAGTLVKQLVLVSADLMHDLKTGHLTLTSPRSMLVAELIGTGMGCFIAPLTFMLFYRAFDIGNPDGYWKAPYALIYRNMAILGIEGISALPKHCLSLSIGFFAFAVLTNAVRDALPAKYKNFVPLPTAMAVPFLVGASFAIDMCVGSLVVFVWNKMNKKEAAFMVPAVASGLMCGDGIWTFPSSILALAKIKPPICMKFTPGS; encoded by the exons ATGGAGCGCGCGGAGGCGGACCGCACGCGGGTGGCGCCCGAGATCGTCGGCgggagcagccgccgccacgaCCACCACGAGGCGGGCGCAGAGGACGCGGAGGCGGACCCGGCGCGGGAGCCGGAGCGGCTGCAGCCGTGGCGGGAGCAGGTGACGGCGCGgggggtggtggcggcggcgctgatcGGGTTCGTGTTCAGCGTCATCGTGATGAAGATCGCGCTCACCACGGGGCTGGTGCCCACGCTCAACAtctccgccgcgctgctcgccTTCCTCACGCTCCGCGGCTGGACGCGCGCGCTGGAGCGCCTCGGCTTCTCGCCGCGGCCCTTCACCCGGCAGGAGAACACCGTCGTCCAGACCTGCGCCGTCGCCTGCTACACCATCGCCTTCGGCG GTGGGTTCGGATCGACGTTACTGGGTCTGAACAAGAGGACGTACGAGCTGGCCGGGAACTCGCCGGGCAATGTGCCGGGGAGCTACAAGGAGCCTGGGATTGGCTGGATGGTGGGATTCCTCCTGGCGATTAGCTTCGCGGGTAACCTCAGCTTGATTCCACTCAGGAAG GCTTTGGTCATAGACTACAAATTAACTTATCCAAGTGGGACTGCAACAGCTGTTCTTATCAACGGGTTCCACACCGCTCAAGGAGATAAGAATGCAAA ATTGCAACTCCATggatttctaaaatattttgggcTTAGCTTCTTTTGGAGCTTCTTCCAGTGGTTCTACACAGGAGGCAACGTGTGTGGATTTGTTCAGTTCCCTACTTTTGGTCTGAAAGCCTGGAAGCAATC ATTCTTCTTTGACTTTAGCCTCACATATGTTGGTGCGGGGATGATTTGCTCACACCTTGTGAACCTCTCTACCCTTGTTGGCGCGATTATTTCATGGGGAATAATGTGGCCACTTATCAGCAAGCATAAGGGGGACTGGTACCCTGCAAATATACCTGAAAGCAGAATGACAAGCTTGTATGGTTACAAG TCATTTTTATGCATTGCTCTGATCATGGGGGATGGCTTGTACCATTTTGTTAAAGTCACCGGTATCACTGCTAAGAGCTTACATAACCGATTAAACCGCAAACGTGTTAGAAACACAG GATCAGAAGACGGCGATATGGTTTCGCTTGATGAACTACAACGTGACGAAGTATTCAAGAGGGGCACCGTTCCTTCTTGGATAGCATACAGCGGCTATGTCTTGCTAAGCATCATCGCGGTAATCGCCATACCGATAATGTTTCGACAAGTCAAGTGGTACTACGTGATCATAGCCTACGCGCTCGGTCCGGTGCTGGGATTCGCCAACTCGTATGGAACAGGGCTCACCGACATCAACATGGGGTACAACTACGGCAAGATCGCTCTCTTCGTCTTTGCAGCTTGGTCCGGCAAGGACAATGGCGTCGTAGCCGGCCTTGTGGCCGGTACCCTGGTGAAGCAGCTGGTGCTCGTCTCTGCTGACCTGATGCATGATCTGAAGACGGGCCATCTCACTCTGACATCGCCAAGATCCATGCTCGTGGCAGAGCTCATCGGGACAGGCATGGGCTGCTTCATCGCACCGCTGACATTCATGCTGTTCTACAGGGCATTTGACATTGGAAATCCTGATGGCTACTGGAAGGCGCCGTATGCACTGATATACCGTAACATGGCAATCCTTGGGATAGAGGGCATCTCGGCGTTGCCGAAGCATTGCCTTTCACTCTCCATTGGGTTCTTCGCATTTGCAGTGTTGACAAACGCGGTGAGAGATGCCTTGCCGGCGAAGTACAAGAACTTCGTGCCGTTGCCGACGGCAATGGCGGTGCCATTCCTTGTAGGAGCGAGCTTTGCCATTGACATGTGTGTTGGGAGCCTGGTGGTGTTTGTTTGGAACAAGATGAACAAGAAGGAGGCCGCCTTCATGGTGCCTGCTGTTGCATCTGGGCTGATGTGTGGGGATGGCATATGGACGTTCCCTTCTTCTATACTTGCTCTAGCCAAGATTAAGCCACCGATCTGCATGAAGTTTACACCCGGGAGCTAG
- the LOC102713442 gene encoding probable serine/threonine-protein kinase PBL19 — MGCFGRVRDKIKKRRKGKVPHEVPAPPSPLAGSSRSTASTSTAACSTVSSSAVATSQSEESVAAARPAAGWSRSLGSVSSARSIPELYEERGASSLQEFGLRELQAATRDFSRLLKIGEGGFGSVYKGVVRLPGGPAGGTVVAIKRLNPHGRQGHKQWLTEVQFLGVVEHPNLVRLIGYCAAQSERGPQRLLVYEFMSNKTLDDHLFNKAYPVLPWDIRLEIALGAAEGLLYLHEGLEVQVIYRDFKASNVLLDEEFRPKLSDFGLAREGPTADNTHVSTAVMGTYGYAAPDYIETGHLTDKSDVWSFGVVLYEILTGRRSMDRNRPKNEQKLLEWVKQYPVETKRFSMIIDPRLRDRYSKQGTREIARLANSCLAKLAKDRPTMREVVESMKQVMQHSELDGDVEASGKKSSPPHEVPGNPTADDVAVAAARRRMLHLAALGENANSIARRRFMFMRAAAAAAPTPT, encoded by the exons ATGGGCTGCTTCGGCCGCGTGAGGGACAAGATCAAGAAGAGGCGCAAGGGGAAGGTGCCGCACGAGGtgccagcgccgccgtcgccgctcgccggttcGTCCCGTTCCACCGCCTCCACGTCCACGGCCGCCTGCTCCAcggtgtcgtcgtcggccgtcgcGACGAGCCAGTCCGAGGAGTCGGTGGCGGCCGCGAGGCCCGCCGCGGGGTGGAGCAGGTCGTTGGGGTCGGTCTCGTCGGCGCGGAGCATCCCGGAGCTGTACGAGGAGAGGGGCGCGAGCTCCCTGCAGGAGTTCGGGCTCCGGGAGCTCCAGGCGGCGACCAGGGACTTCAGCCGGCTCCTCAAGATCGGCGAGGGCGGCTTCGGGAGCGTCTACAAGGGCGTCGTCCGGCTGCCCGGCGGGCCCGCCGGTGGCACCGTCGTCGCCATAAAAAGGCTCAATCCCCACGGCCGACAG GGTCACAAGCAATGGCTGACAGAAGTTCAATTTCTAGGGGTCGTCGAGCACCCGAATCTCGTCAGGCTCATTGGATACTGTGCAGCTCAGAGTGAACGAGGTCCTCAGAGGTTGCTGGTCTACGAGTTCATGTCGAACAAGACCCTGGATGATCATCTATTCAATAAAGCATATCCTGTCCTTCCATGGGACATCAGGTTGGAGATAGCACTGGGAGCCGCTGAGGGGTTGTTGTACCTTCATGAGGGATTGGAAGTTCAG GTCATATACCGTGACTTCAAAGCTTCCAACGTGCTACTCGATGAGGAATTTAGACCAAAACTTTCGGACTTTGGATTAGCAAGGGAAGGGCCAACCGCAGATAACACTCATGTGTCCACAGCG GTTATGGGGACTTATGGCTATGCAGCTCCAGACTACATTGAGACAGGCCATCTCACAGACAAGAGTGATGTTTGGAGCTTCGGAGTTGTCCTATATGAGATCCTCACGGGACGCCGTTCAATGGACAGGAACCGTCCCAAGAACGAGCAGAAACTCCTGGAATGGGTGAAGCAGTATCCTGTCGAGACCAAGAGGTTCAGCATGATCATAGATCCCAGACTCCGGGACCGTTACTCTAAGCAGGGCACTAGAGAAATCGCCAGATTGGCCAACAGCTGCCTCGCAAAGCTTGCAAAAGACCGTCCAACCATGAGAGAGGTGGTGGAGAGCATGAAGCAGGTGATGCAGCACAGCGAGTTGGATGGTGATGTGGAGGCGTCAGGGAAGAAGAGCTCACCACCTCATGAGGTTCCTGGGAACCCAACCGCGGACGATGTCGCCGTGGCGGCAGCAAGGCGGCGGATGCTTCACCTTGCTGCGCTCGGTGAAAATGCAAACAGTATTGCAAGGAGGAGATTCATGTTCATGagggctgctgctgctgctgctccaacTCCAACATAA